The following proteins are co-located in the Nocardioides piscis genome:
- a CDS encoding SRPBCC family protein — protein sequence MTDTVAPVLEESITIQAPPDRVWSLVSDLGRMSRWSPQVVKTFVRGRPIGLGTTMVNINRRGVLVWPTRTRVVRFEPREEVAFRVKDNFTIWSFRLTHDGAGGTLLTQRREAPDGISDISHKLTDRLLGGVAAFQVELGDGMRQTLARIKAEAEG from the coding sequence ATGACCGACACCGTTGCCCCCGTGCTCGAAGAGTCCATCACCATCCAGGCTCCGCCGGATCGGGTGTGGTCCCTGGTCTCCGACCTGGGCCGGATGTCGAGGTGGAGCCCCCAGGTCGTCAAGACCTTCGTCCGCGGCCGGCCGATCGGGCTCGGCACCACCATGGTCAACATCAACCGCCGCGGCGTGCTGGTGTGGCCGACCCGGACGCGAGTGGTGCGGTTCGAGCCCAGGGAAGAGGTCGCCTTCCGGGTCAAGGACAACTTCACCATCTGGTCGTTCCGGCTCACCCACGACGGAGCTGGCGGCACCCTGCTGACCCAGCGCCGCGAGGCTCCCGACGGGATCTCCGACATCTCGCACAAGCTCACCGACCGGCTGCTGGGGGGCGTCGCGGCGTTCCAGGTCGAGCTTGGTGACGGCATGCGCCAGACGCTCGCCAGGATCAAGGCCGAGGCCGAGGGCTGA